The following coding sequences are from one Triticum aestivum cultivar Chinese Spring chromosome 5A, IWGSC CS RefSeq v2.1, whole genome shotgun sequence window:
- the LOC123105255 gene encoding tubulin beta-4 chain-like, giving the protein MREILHIQGGQCGNQIGAKFWEVICDEHGIDGTGRYAGDSDLQLERINVYYNEASGGRFVPRAVLMDLEPGTMDSVRSGPFGQIFRPDNFVFGQSGAGNNWAKGHYTEGAELIDSVLDVVRKEAENCDCLQGFQVCHSLGGGTGSGMGTLLISKIREEYPDRMMLTFSVFPSPKVSDTVVEPYNATLSVHQLVENADECMVLDNEALYDICFRTLKLATPSFGDLNHLISATMSGVTCCLRFPGQLNSDLRKLAVNLIPFPRLHFFMVGFAPLTSRGSQMYRALTVPELTQQMWDAKNMMCAADPRHGRYLTASACFRGKMSTKEVDEQMLNVQNKNSSYFVEWIPNNVKSSVCDMPPRGLKMAGTFVGNSTSIQEMFRRVSEQFTAMFRRKAFLHWYTGEGMDEMEFTEAESNMNDLVAEYQQYQDATAEEEYDDEEEEERDA; this is encoded by the exons ATGAGGGAGATCCTGCACATCCAGGGCGGGCAGTGCGGGAACCAGATCGGGGCCAAGTTCTGGGAGGTGATCTGCGACGAGCACGGGATCGACGGGACGGGGCGGTACGCGGGGGACTCGGACCTGCAGCTGGAGCGGATCAACGTCTACTACAACGAGGCGAGCGGGGGACGGTTCGTGCCCCGCGCCGTGCTCATGGACCTCGAGCCCGGCACCATGGACTCGGTGCGCTCCGGCCCCTTCGGCCAGATCTTCCGCCCCGACAACTTCGTCTTCGGCCAGTCCGGCGCCGGCAACAACTGGGCCAAGGGCCACTACACCGAGGGCGCCGAGCTCATCGACTCCGTCCTCGACGTCGTCCGCAAGGAGGCCGAGAACTGCGACTGCCTCCAGG GATTCCAAGTTTGCCATTCTTTGGGTGGAGGCACTGGATCTGGGATGGGAACCCTTCTTATTTCTAAGATTAGGGAGGAGTACCCTGACCGAATGATGCTGACCTTCTCTGTCTTCCCGTCACCAAAGGTCTCAGACACCGTTGTTGAGCCATACAATGCTACACTTTCCGTTCACCAACTCGTTGAGAACGCTGATGAGTGTATGGTGCTTGACAATGAAGCTTTATACGACATATGCTTCCGCACGCTAAAGCTTGCCACCCCTTCCT TTGGTGACCTGAACCATCTTATCTCTGCTACCATGAGCGGTGTCACATGCTGCCTGAGGTTCCCTGGACAACTCAACTCTGATCTCCGCAAGCTTGCTGTTAATCTCATTCCATTCCCACGTCTCCACTTCTTCATGGTTGGCTTCGCACCGCTGACGTCGCGTGGGTCACAAATGTACCGTGCTCTCACCGTTCCTGAGCTGACTCAGCAAATGTGGGATGCCAAGAACATGATGTGCGCCGCAGACCCCCGCCATGGCCGCTACCTCACCGCCTCCGCCTGCTTCCGAGGGAAGATgagcaccaaggaggtggacgaGCAGATGCTCAACGTCCAGAACAAGAACTCGTCGTACTTCGTTGAGTGGATCCCCAACAACGTCAAGTCAAGCGTGTGCGACATGCCGCCCAGGGGCCTGAAGATGGCGGGCACCTTTGTCGGCAACTCCACGTCCATCCAGGAGATGTTCCGCAGGGTGAGCGAGCAGTTCACGGCCATGTTCAGGAGGAAGGCCTTCTTGCACTGGTACACGGGCGAGGGCATGGACGAGATGGAGTTCACCGAGGCCGAGAGCAACATGAACGACCTCGTCGCAGAGTACCAGCAGTACCAGGACGCGACCGCTGAGGAGGAgtacgacgacgaggaggaagaggagcgtgACGCGTAG
- the LOC123105254 gene encoding inosine-5'-monophosphate dehydrogenase (The sequence of the model RefSeq protein was modified relative to this genomic sequence to represent the inferred CDS: added 24 bases not found in genome assembly), with the protein MASLADDGFSAARLFSQGVSYTYDDVIFLPGFIDFPADAVDLSTRLSRRVPLSIPCVASPMDTVSEAAMAAAMASLGGVAVVHSNTEPRAQASIVRAAKSRRLPFVSSVPIFSPASAPTLNDFAGHEYALVTEQGDSLSRLVGVAVAADAASPEAPAPVSEYMRPAPRSASASFDFEQAAALLADEGLDYAPLVSEEGEVIDLITSKDVERIRSYPKLGKPSLGADGKFVVAASIGTREDDKRRLEQLIQAGANAIVIDSSQGNSTYQLDMIKYAKKTFPEVDLIGGNVVTIGQAQNLIAAGVDGLRVGMGSGSICTTQEVCAVGRGQATAVYKVASYAKDHNVPVIADGGISYSGHIVKALSLGASTVMMGSFLAGSHEAPGAYEYKDGHRVKKYRGMGSLEAMTKGSDARYLGDTLKLKVAQGVVGAVADKGSVLRFIPYTMQAVKQGFQDLGASSLQSAHDLLRAETLRLEVRTGAAQVEGGIHGLVSYEKKSF; encoded by the exons TTCTCGGCGGCGCGCCTCTTCTCGCAGGGCGTGTCCTACACCTACGACGACGTGATCTTCCTGCCGGGCTTCATCGACTTCCCCGCCGACGCCGTCGACCTCTCCACCCGCCTCTCCCGCCGCGTGCCGCTCTCCATCCCCTGCGTCGCCTCCCCCATGGACACCGTCTCcgaggccgccatggccgccgcgatGGCCTCCCTCGgcggcgtcgccgtcgtccactcCAACACCGAGCCCCGCGCCCAGGCCTCCATCGTCCGCGCCGCCAAGTCCCGCCGCCTCCCCTTCGTCTCCTCCGTCCCCATCTTCTCCCCGGCCTCCGCCCCGACGCTCAACGACTTCGCGGGCCACGAGTACGCCCTCGTCACCGAGCAAGGGGACTCGCTCTCCAGGCTCGTCGGCGTCGCGGTGGCCGCCGATGCCGCCTCGCCCGAGGCCCCTGCCCCTGTATCCGAGTACATGCGCCCCGCCCCGCGCTCGGCCTCCGCCTCCTTTGACTTCGAGCAGGCGGCGGCCCTCCTCGCCGACGAGGGCTTGGACTACGCCCCTCTCGTGTCCGAGGAGGGTGAGGTAATCGATCTCATCACCTCCAAGGACGTCGAGCGCATTCGGAGCTATCCGAAGCTAGGCAAGCCATCTCTTGGGGCAGACGGGAAGTTCGTAGTTGCAGCCTCTATTGGAACCCGTGAGGACGACAAGCGAAGGCTAGAGCAGCTAATTCAGGCAGGGGCCAATGCTATTGTCATTGATAGCTCGCAGGGGAACTCCACCTACCAGCTTGATATGATAAAGTATGCCAAGAAGACGTTTCCGGAGGTGGATTTGATTGGAGGCAATGTGGTGACAATTGGTCAGGCACAGAATTTGATTGCTGCTGGAGTGGATGGCCTGCGTGTTGGAATGGGCTCTGGTTCAATTTGCACTACCCAGGAGGTTTGTGCTGTTGGTAGAGGACAG GCCACTGCTGTTTACAAGGTTGCATCATATGCCAAGGATCACAATGTGCCAGTTATAGCTGATGGTGGTATTTCATACTCTGGCCATATTGTGAAGGCTTTGTCACTGGGGGCATCAACTGTTATGATGGGCAGTTTCTTGGCTGGCAGCCATGAGGCTCCTGGGGCCTATGAATACAAG GACGGCCACCGAGTAAAAAAATACAGAGGTATGGGCTCCCTCGAAGCCATGACAAAGGGGAGCGATGCAAGGTATCTTGGTGATACTCTGAAGCTTAAAGTTGCCCAGGGAGTTGTTGGAGCGGTAGCTGACAAAGGTTCTGTTCTGAGGTTTATTCCGTATACAATGCAAGCTGTTAAGCAAGGATTCCAAGATCTTGGTGCATCCTCTTTGCAGTCAGCTCATGATCTTTTACGAGCGGAGACTCTTAGATTAGAG GTGAGGACCGGCGCCGCTCAAGTGGAGGGAGGGATCCACGGGCTGGTGTCGTACGAGAAGAAATCATTCTAG